The region TCTCAACTCTCAGGTCTTTGTCTCCCTTGCAGAACCATTGGGCATGATGGCCAAAATCAGGGGCCCTGCCGTTAAGAGCGAGCAGCTGAAGCGTGCTGGGGGAGCGTAAGGAAGGGGACGACTGCATGGGATGGGACCCGTGGGTGGACTAGTGAGACCGCGCTGCAAATCAGGGCCAAGGTGTGCGGCGAGGAGAAGACAACCTGTGTGTTTCTCATTAGATGCTCCATCACGCAGAGGCAGCTGCGCCACGGCtccggggacgggacgggggctGCACGGCCCCGCTGAGGGACAGCGTGCCCCACGTGCGGTGCTGCCTGCCTTCGGGGACATACTTTGCAGAGCCGCTGCTGCCGACAGCCCGTCCCTCCCCGACCGGCCCCCTGCCGTGCTCGGGGTGGCGGGGCCAGGCCCGGGGGCTGACGTTTGGGCTGATCTGATTGATAACCAAGTTTTTAATCTTCCagtctgcagctcctgctgcgtcACCCCTCCGGCTGCTGGGAGTGGTATGGTCCCCGCGGATCCCTGGCGGTGTGGGAAGCGGTCGCTCCACTGCTCCGCGGAGAGCCGCTGGGACCGCCGGCGAGGGGCGGCCCCGCTAGACATGGGCCTGCGGCTGCCGCTGCGCAGGAGTGCCAGCTTCACCCCGGAGCACCCTGCCCTCCTGGAggtgcccggccccgccgccctcaaAATGGAAGCAAACGTGCTCGTTATGGGAGCGGACAACGTGGGGAAGTCAGGTAAGAAAGAAGCGGTAGCTGGGAGTGGAAAGTTTGCTGGCAGGAGCTTCCCATTTCACCCACAGGAAAAGACACAAAAACTCCGTGGCAGAGTTTGCAGTGGGCTGCAGAGCGAGGCTGCCGCGGTCGGAGCACGCGGGTGAGGTGGGGTGGGTTTGTCGGGCGCAGCTGGGAGTCGAGGTGGGGAAGCTGAGCAGAGCCTCCCAGGCAGCAGGACGGTGTCCGGGGAAGGAGGTTTCCAGCGAGCCGCAGTCCGCCGATGTGCCGGgctgtgctctgcccctgctctgtTCACAGAGCTGCTGATGTCTGGAAGGAAACACAAGGGAGAAAATCCAGAGGTCCTTGCTGTCAGTGGGAGCCCACAGGGGGGATGGTGTCTGCCTGTGGTCAGGGGCTGAGCTAACTTTCCTCAGGACGAAAATACAGATTGTTATTGCTTAGGGCTGTTTTTATGATTCTTATTCTCCTCTTTGCAGCTTTGACTGTGCGTTTCCTCACCAGGCGTTTTATCGGGGAGTACGGAGACATGGGTGAGTGCAGAGTGAGGGCAGTCCTGTTAGCTTCCCGTTAGGGACTGGGAAGTCAGAAAGTGAGCCTGCTTCTGGCTACAGAATTTGGTTGTTTCTCATCCACCCCTCTGTTTCCTTAGGGCCTTCGCCTGTCCCCAAGAGGTTTCAGGGTTGTGTTTGTTCCAGGGCCTGTTTCTCGACCTCAGAAGTGTTTCTTTGAGGTGCAAAAGTTTCGGGGTGGGGGGAATCGATGGCACAGTTGTGCATGGGCTGAATGCTGGGGCAGAGGGGAATATCCGGGCAGTTTGGGGTGCTTACGGTAGAGGTGTTTCTGCCCTGGAGACCAACACACTCTGCGTGGTTGTTACTCTGCATAAGGAGCCCTTAGACCTTGCCTGTGGAGTGCAGTCTCCACACAGACAGGACAGGCAGCGTCATCAGAGTGGACGTGATAGGCTTGTCCCCAAGAGAAAAAGGCCTGGCTTGAGGGAACTGTCTCTTGAGCCTATGAAGACAACGACTTTCATTCTCGTTTTTTGGCAGAATTCATCTACAGCCATAACCTGACCGTGGACGGCCGAGAGATTCTCTTCCACATCTGGGATGTCCCGTATTCACAGGTGAGAGGGCTCCACTCGTGTTGCGTGGTTTCACCCCAAGGAGAAAAGCCCACCCTTTACTAAAAAACACAAATGGAGAGTCACAGACTGGAAGCACCAGCTGAGCAAAGCTCTTGCTTCAGACTCACTCAGCAGATGGTTTGTAGGCAACTGAAACCTTCTTGCCTGCAGAGTAAAGGGCAGCAACGTTCACAGTCTAGCAGTAGTCATCATAGCCTGCAGTTTTCTGACTGAGAAGGACAGTGGGGGCTGAAGAAGTAATTTTATCTGCCTGGATTGAGCTCAAGACTGCATTAACGAAGTGGAAGTGCCACACTGGGAACCCGACACTATTATCACCTACAGCCTGCAGTACTTCCGCACCTGTATGATAGGGTGAGGACAGTAACTCTGACTCCAGTGCCCCCAATCTTGTCACCTCGATGAGGTCTGTCAGGTatttctgccttcctctgtgctcctgGTTCTCGTTGCCCTTCTGTGTTGCTGCTGCTCACCAGCCCTTCCTGTCCTGATAGGCTCCCTCTTCTTCCCATCTGTTTAGTAACGTGGGAGTGCTGGACCTGTGCCAGCAAAAGGGGTCAGCGCCCTGTGGCTCTTCCTGGGCCTGCTTGCTGAGCTGAAGAGCAGGAGTTGCTGTTTGGTGCCTCCTTGAACTCAGGACTGTAGAGCACTGCAGGATTCCCGCACCCTGCTTGCTTGCAGGCGGGCTCGGAGGGAGGGAGCTGGATAAATAAACCTTTCCTTTTGCATCAGTCTGACCTGTGGTGCCAGCTCAGTCCCTGGCAAGCAAGTCTGCACTGTTGTGATAAAAACTGGACTGTCTGCCCTCCAGTTGCTGGTTCTTGTAGTTCAGGCTGGTAAACCCTGAACTTGGCTGAGAAGGCCAGTATTTTTGTTTCCATGCCAGCCCTGTGGGTCAGGGAACTTTTCCAGCACTAACATCCTCTTTGGCAATTCACTGGGAGTTGTTTCTGTGTTTGACCCCACTGTTTTGCTCCtgtcccttttctctttccccaggACCAGGCAGATGAGGGTTCTTCAGAGGAAAAGCGAATCCAGTGGGCAGACAGCTTTGTCCTGGTCTACAGCATCTGTGACCGTGCCAGCTTCAACATCCTGCCCCTCAAAGTCCAGTTCATCAAGGCAGCCAAGGAGGGTCTGAGCCAGGAGAAGGTGCCCATCGTCATCGTGGGCAACAAACGAGACCTGCACCACCAAAGGGTGGTGTCCAGCGAGGAGGGCCGGCTCCTGGCCCTCTCTTTGGACTGTGGTTTCTATGAGGTCTCAGCCGCTGAGGCCTATCATGGGGCCCTCATGGTCTTCCACGGACTGGCTGAGCGTATCCCTGACACCAGACTGGCACTGAAAAAGGGTACCAGGATCCGTGGCATTGTCAAGAGCATGTCGGCTGTGTTTGCCCGTAAAAGAACAGACTCTCTCTGAGCTATGGCAAGTGCGCTGCCCCTCTGTGCGCTGCCAGCTGGGCTTACGCAGTGCTGGCTGGACTGTGCCTCCTCCCTGGGTACCTGTGGAAACGGGTGTGCATGTGATAAGTACGATGCTTTCCTTGATTACATCCCAATGTCAGGATCTAGGTTTCCAGCCGTATATGGTCAGTGCAGCCAAGGACTTTAGGGCCTTTCTGTAGCAATGGGGATAAGACCCCCCAGTAGGCCTGGGATCCGTTGCACATCATGGGAAGCTATGaatccccccagccctgcccctgtgCTCACTGTTGAGGTGCCTCCTTGGTTTGATTCAGCTGCATTTTCCTAGTCATGTCTGACATGTCATTATTTAGCACACAGTCTCTGCAGGCCCCCATGAGGCTCTTGGCTCTATGGTGGGACACGCTTTGGGGCAGAATCTCTCCTCTTTGCCATACAAGGTTTTTAGGTGCCTactgctttctccttctttcctccagtgctgGAAAACACCAGGTGATTTTGCTGCTACTCCAGGCAGCATTGGAGCTTCCTCAGTGTCTTCTATGGGAAGCTGCCTCGACTGTTGGTGAGCAGAGGGGATGCACTGCTTCTGTCTGGTAGCACTGCCCTGTCCCCCTGCTCTTATCCTGAGTCCTGGCAGTGCTCTTTCTGCAGGATTCCTGTTACTTCTATCTGTGATACTTGTCAGGGTCCCCTTTTCTGTAATCCTTGATCTGCTCTCACTTTTCTGTTGATTCTTACACCCAACTAGCTGGCAAGATGGGGATTTCTCCGTTGAACGCCTGCTGGTGCTGAGCTGGCTGTGGAATAACCAGCAGTTCCCGCGTGTGCATAGCAGTGTTCGAGTCTCTCCAATCCTGCATTATCGACTGACCCTGAAGGACCTCAGCAAGGATCCTCTGGCCTCCGGTCCCGTCTGCCTTTTCTCCGCGATTCCAGGCAGTGCTGTGCTTTGGAACTGTGAGTCCCCCTGCCAGCGGTCCTCCCCCCACAGCCTTTCAGTGAGTGCAGATGTTTCCCTTGTTCAAATGGTGTATAGACTGTGCATGGGAAAATCAGTTGTGTGGCTCATTCACAGGATGTGGTATTGTATAGTACAGCTCATAAACCCAGTCCTTCCGTAAAAGCCATGTCTGTCTATCCCTGGAGATGAAAGGAGGTTGGGAAAAGGGACACTGGCTCATCCCCGAACCTGCCACTGCAGGAAGGCATTTCCCTGCCTCTCCGCCATACCCTTCACCACTGCCTTGCAAGGCCCCTGGTGTGCCTGGGAATGCTGTGTGTAGGAACAGGGTTTGTGTGTGTGATGAAGACAGTGATTTCTCTATTAATCTCCCACTGTAAATAGAATAAAACTTTTTGGGCAGAAAGCCCCTGGCTCTTCATGGCTGTGAATTTGTGCTCAAGGCATGGGAAGACATTGGTGTTGTGTTGGGCGCTACCTGAGCACCACAAAAGGCAGAGACttctctacctggctccctcctcTAGGTGTTTCCAGCCCCTTTATGGCTCCCTGTGTAGACCCAGCTAATGCATCTCTGCAGGGACATTCAGGATCGCACTGTCCCAGCGTCAACAACTTGACAGTGAGGTTTCCTGTACCCCCTCCCTCAGCCCTGGCTCtcactctgctctgctcttgcctTTTAGTGCCCATGCAGCCACCCAGGCTCATTCACACAAAGAAAATGAGCAAACTGCACAAATGGCAAATAGGGAATGTTTATTACTGCAGCAAATAGAACAACATGTTGCAGGAAATCAGGCACTTTTACCAGAAAGAGGGGCTCCAAGAGCTCCACCTGTTGTCGCAGGTCTTGTTCCTGACCCCAAAGGCCCCACCGTCAGTCCCTCGTTGGGGGATGAGGAGCCTGATCCCTGGGGCATTCCTATTTGTGAATCCTGCCAGTCGCTGGGGACTTTCAAGCACAGCTCCCAGATAAGCTTGGGAAGAGCAAAGTGGGGCCAGAGACATACTCTGCAAAGGGTGATGGAAGGAAGAGGGATGAGGAACCAGGCTGTCTATGCTGGCATTTGGTGGCTTTGCTGTCCTCACTGGTCTGTCTCACAATGCTGTTCTCTGTGTGTAGCTCATACAGGCTACGTTATCTGCTCACCAAGGCCAAGGTGGCCTGGTGCCAGCCCTGGCTGGTCcgctttccttttttctggtcTCCCCAGTCAGTCTACAACTCCTACCCATCTCTGGTATCCTCTCCACATACTTTCTTCCTTTCACAACAGAGCTTCTTGCTGCCTTTAGGCCCCTCCTCTGGCCCCACTGCACTCCACAAGGAAACAAATTCCCATTGCACAACCATTACTTAGCCCCGTCACAGTCCTGAGGGAACAGAAAACAGAGTCTCCTCCTCTGTGTTGGGTACGTGTGAAGAGAGGGTTTCAGGGCAAAGTGCCCCTTAGGTTTTGCTATAATCTCCTGTAAGCCCCATGGGAAACTGGGTGGAAGGCTGCCTTTTTAAAGACTCAATATGTATTCGCTTGAACCAAGGCTAGAGAAGGCTTATAACATATGCTGGAGAGCCCTAATGG is a window of Dromaius novaehollandiae isolate bDroNov1 chromosome 10, bDroNov1.hap1, whole genome shotgun sequence DNA encoding:
- the LOC112995982 gene encoding ras-related and estrogen-regulated growth inhibitor-like protein; this encodes MVPADPWRCGKRSLHCSAESRWDRRRGAAPLDMGLRLPLRRSASFTPEHPALLEVPGPAALKMEANVLVMGADNVGKSALTVRFLTRRFIGEYGDMEFIYSHNLTVDGREILFHIWDVPYSQDQADEGSSEEKRIQWADSFVLVYSICDRASFNILPLKVQFIKAAKEGLSQEKVPIVIVGNKRDLHHQRVVSSEEGRLLALSLDCGFYEVSAAEAYHGALMVFHGLAERIPDTRLALKKGTRIRGIVKSMSAVFARKRTDSL